A window of the Juglans microcarpa x Juglans regia isolate MS1-56 chromosome 5D, Jm3101_v1.0, whole genome shotgun sequence genome harbors these coding sequences:
- the LOC121265172 gene encoding sulfoquinovosidase-like: protein MAALKVTKKHHKHLNNPFPSTPTGLPSIRGTLFFNSKRVPSRQIFSIGEDFQILWSSNHGGYISIYHKSSPSRSIWSTIPGQAFVSAALAETEVEESRGSFVVKDGDVHLVCNDQTIEDIRVIDKFDRSLEGNYQDSPSGYPWFEQKKGMNSTKFPILLITGWIFSMKKNKRQFWKDGTAAEIQFEDKEPSTSARYWVLFEQKNSNQIGFQVILGQSNFKLYPKASSTASGRYRRFRRRLGLIKKRMLGFCWYISRPRGYVTVSSAEEEIEELRVSESTQFNRVCLTYSSEANERFYGFGEQFSHVNFKGKRVPIFVQEQGIGRGDQPITFAANLVSYRAGGDYSTTYAPSPFYMTSKMRSLYLEGYDYSVFDLTRHDRVQIQIHGSSVQGQILHGNSPSELIEHFTETIGRPPELPEWIISGAVVGIQGGTETVRHTWDELRTYNVPISAFWLQDWVGQRETLIGSQLWWNWEVDTERYWGWQQLVQDLSVRHIKVMTYCNPCLAPIHEKPNRRRNLFEEAKNLDILVKDKQGQPYMVPNTAFDVGMLDLTHPNTASWFKQILQEMVDDGVRGWMADFGEGLPVDATLYSGEDPISAHNRYPELWAQINREFVEEWKRNHAGKMKEDPKEALVFFMRAGFRNSPKWGMLFWEGDQMVSWQANDGIKSAVTGLLSSGLSGYAFNHSDIGGYCAVNLPFIRYRRSEELLLRWMELNAFTTVFRTHEGNKPSCNSQFYSNHHTLSQFARFAQVYKGWKFYRIQLVKEAAQKGLPVCRHLFLHYPEDDHVHSLIYQQFLVGTEILVVPVLDKGKKNVKVYFPVGERCDWQHIWTGKLFREQGCEASVEAPIGYPAVFVKTGSTIGETFIKNLRDFNIL, encoded by the exons ATGGCAGCCCTTAAAGTCACCAAAAAACACCACAAACACCTTAATAACCCTTTCCCGTCGACCCCAACAGGCCTACCTTCCATCCGAGGAACTCTGTTTTTCAATTCCAAAAGAGTGCCTTCACGCCAAATCTTCTCGATCGGGGAGGACTTCCAGATTCTTTGGAGCTCCAACCATGGTGGttatatctcaatttatcataaATCAAGTCCTTCTAGATCCATATGGTCTACCATACCGGGCCAAGCCTTTGTGTCTGCTGCATTAGCCGAAACGGAGGTGGAGGAAAGCAGGGGATCTTTTGTTGTGAAAGATGGAGATGTTCATTTGGTCTGTAATGATCAAACCATAGAGGACATAAGAGTGATCGATAAGTTTGATCGTTCTTTAGAGGGTAACTATCAAGATTCTCCATCTGGGTATCCGTGGTTTGAGCAGAAAAAAGGTATGAATAGCACCAAATTCCCTATTTTGCTAATAACTGGTTGGATTTTCAgcatgaagaaaaataaaaggcagTTTTGGAAAGACGGAACTGCTGCAGAAATACAATTCGAGGACAAGGAACCTTCAACTTCTGCGAGGTATTGGGTTTTGTTTGAGCAGAAGAACAGTAATCAGATTGGTTTCCAAGTGATTCTCGGGCAATCAAACTTTAAGCTATACCCAAAAGCCTCCTCAACAGCTTCAGGAAGATACCGGAGGTTTAGGCGGAGGCTGGGGCTGATAAAGAAACGGATGCTTGGTTTCTGTTGGTACATTTCAAGGCCGAGAGGGTATGTCACAGTTTCCTCAGCAGAGGAGGAAATAGAAGAGTTGAGAGTTTCAGAATCCACGCAGTTCAACAGGGTCTGCTTGACCTATTCAAGTGAAGCAAATGAAAGATTCTATGGTTTTGGGGAGCAGTTCTCACACGTAAATTTCAAAGGCAAACGGGTACCTATTTTCGTTCAAGAACAAGGCATCGGAAGAGGGGATCAACCAATTACTTTTGCCGCTAACTTGGTTAGCTATAg GGCTGGTGGTGATTATAGTACAACTTATGCTCCTTCTCCATTCTATATGACGTCCAAAATGAGGTCTCTTTACCTTGAAGGATATGATTATTCCGTGTTCGATCTAACTAGGCATGATAGAGTTCAAATTCAG ATACACGGGTCTTCCGTTCAAGGACAGATTTTGCATGGGAACTCACCTTCTGAGCTCATTGAACATTTTACTGAAACCATTGGGAGGCCTCCTGAGCTTCCTGAGTGGATAATATCTGGTGCTGTGGTTGGAATACAAGGTGGCACAGAAACTGTTCGCCATACATGGGATGAGCTAAGGACCTACAATGTTCCCATTTCAGCATTTTGGCTCCAG GATTGGGTGGGGCAGAGGGAGACATTGATTGGATCACAACTCTGGTGGAACTGGGAAGTGGATACAGAAAGGTACTGGGGATGGCAACAACTAGTTCAAGACCTAAGTGTTCGGCATATCAAAGTGATGACATACTGCAATCCTTGTCTAGCTCCG ATTCATGAGAAGCCAAACAGAAGGAGAAACCTTTTTGAGGAGGCAAAGAACTTGGACATCTTGGTAAAAGATAAGCAAGGACAACCATACATGGTTCCAAATACAGCTTTTGATGTTGGGATGTTGGATTTGACACACCCAAATACTGCTAGTTGGTTCAAACAAATTTTACAAGAAATGGTGGATGATGGAGTCCGAGGATGGATGGCTGATTTTGGTGAAGGCCTGCCTGTGGATGCCACCCTCTATTCAG GTGAAGATCCTATTTCGGCGCATAATAGGTACCCTGAGCTATGGGCTCAAATAAACAGAGAGTTTGTGGAAGAATGGAAAAGGAACCATGCGGGTAAGATGAAAGAAGACCCAAAAGAAGCCCTAGTTTTCTTCATGAGAGCTGGTTTCAGAAATAGTCCCAAATGGGGGATGCTATTTTGGGAAGGAGACCAAATGGTAAGTTGGCAGGCTAATGATGGGATAAAGAGTGCTGTTACTGGTCTATTGAGCAGTGGACTTTCAGGGTATGCTTTTAACCACAGTGATATTGGAGGCTACTGTGCAGTAAACTTACCGTTTATCAGGTATAGAAGAAGTGAAGAGTTGCTTTTACGTTGGATGGAGCTAAATGCTTTCACCACAGTCTTCCGGACCCATGAA GGTAACAAGCCATCCTGCAATAGTCAATTCTACTCAAACCACCATACCTTATCACAATTTGCTCGTTTTGCTCAAGTATACAAAGGATGGAAGTTTTACAGAATTCAACTTGTAAAG GAAGCTGCTCAAAAAGGTCTGCCAGTTTGCCGCCACCTATTTCTCCACTACCCAGAAGATGATCATGTTCATAGCTTGATTTACCAACAATTCTTGGTCGGTACTGAGATCCTAGTGGTGCCTGTCCTAGACAAGGGCAAGAAGAACGTTAAGGTCTATTTTCCAGTGGGAGAACGTTGTGATTGGCAACATATCTGGACCGGAAAACTATTTAGAGAACAAGGTTGTGAAGCTTCGGTAGAAGCTCCAATCGGTTATCCTGCTGTATTTGTAAAGACTGGCTCCACCATTGGAGAGACCTTCATTAAAAATCTGAgagattttaatattctttAA
- the LOC121264784 gene encoding uncharacterized protein LOC121264784 — translation MTTSHQEAEELNSSNRERIEKLEEQSTRVLDILSEVNTNMAELRMALNVTSPDNEEHRRTMEALRRETHENVERIERMIVEGQAPRREMNGQRHDAFVDGVETSVTESMHDSMHEPPRVEVRRGGRVEHGNVAVERWIHDGSHHGSPSLRGRSQDVRYELPRYEEGHEAEHEYEEERPFGQDHRENRRRDHYARHGDRQGRRFGDDFHDERRGNRDNDRGPKRTKVDFSKFNAGDPYEWLDKVDHYFHTYEVPRRERVSTACFYLEGKASKWWRWIRDQYEKDEKRLGWTMFEKEFLLQFGPSPTINHHGQLAKLKQEGKVHHYIEEFRQLQTLVRGWSEEALIGTFVDGLKPWLAKEIKLKQPTWIQEVMRMVEILEESGNMERRFSKDVGSKASKTLQTKSPWKPKVEMEFSKPKPYEVKKLSKEEVQERIKKGLCFKCGDKWSKEHACKSGKAYLMIEEEGNEESSSSESEQEEAEPSEGDEDVELSLNAMSGVQRPTSMRVMAWIGKFEVTLLVDSGSTHNFINSNIVTKVGLKPSTMEPFDVKVANGDKLRCEGLVRDVRMNVQGVRIVADLHVLALVGLDVVLGNAWLKGIGKVVNDYEKMTMEFQIGSKKKLWTALTTKEVKSCEAMMFEKLCKGGASCFAIILATQEAIFEEEKSEEGSKIGDLSLLPVEVQEVLRDHMRVLEVPTSLPPSRVFDHTIALGDESKPVNVPPYRYAHFQKEEIERQVEEMLRGGLIRPSNSPFSSPILLVRKKDGTWRFCTDYRALNEATIKDRFPIPTVDEMLDELHGASVFSKLDLRAGYHQIRMKEGDVHKTAFRTHNGHYEYLVMPFGLCNAPSTFQAAMNTIFKPLLRKFLLELEYLGHFISGEGVKVDQRKIEAMVDWPLPNNVSALRGFLGLTGYYRRFVKNYGLIAKPLTSLLKKDNFAWTQRAREAFEELKRAMTTTPVLALPNFEKIFEVYTDASGDGIGAVLVQEKRPIAFISKALGPMKKAWSTYAREMLAVVHAVKYDIVYQPGKENKVADALSRKEGSSTLWQVHEEDDDSLMTLSGAEWRIWDKIREATKLDARAIEIVELLEAQGDGVIGFKLKEGLIYYKNYVYVPNVPNLRKEILVTSTIVKREATPGG, via the exons ATGACTACAAGCCATCAAGAGGCCGAAGAGCTCAATAGTTCCAACCGGGAACGTATTGAGAAGCTTGAAGAGCAAAGTACAAGAGTCTTGGACATCTTGAGTGAGGTCAATACCAATATGGCCGAACTTAGGATGGCCTTGAATGTCACCTCACCTGACAATGAAGAACATAGAAGAACCATGGAAGCCTTGAGGAGAGAAACACACGAGAATGTTGAAAGAATAGAAAGAATGATTGTTGAAGGTCAAGCTCCACGTCGTGAGATGAATGGACAAAGGCATGATGCTTTTGTAGATGGAGTAGAGACAAGTGTGACCGAATCTATGCATGATTCTATGCATGAACCACCAAGAGTAGAGGTGAGAAGAGGAGGACGGGTAGAGCATGGTAACGTGGCCGTTGAAAGATGGATTCATGATGGAAGCCACCATGGGAGTCCAAGCTTGAGGGGAAGATCACAAGATGTGAGATATGAGCTACCTAGATATGAAGAGGGCCATGAGGCCGAGCATGAGTATGAAGAAGAGAGGCCATTTGGCCAGGACCACCGCGAGAATAGAAGACGTGACCACTATGCAAGACATGGAGACCGACAAGGGAGAAGGTTTGGTGATGATTTCCATGACGAGAGAAGGGGAAACCGGGACAATGACCGGGGACCCAAGAGGACAAAAGTGGACTTTTCCAAGTTCAATGCGGGGGACCCCTATGAATGGCTTGACAAGGTTGATCATTATTTCCACACCTACGAAGTTCCAAGGAGGGAGAGAGTCTCCACGGCCTGTTTCTATTTAGAGGGCAAGGCGAGTAAGTGGTGGAGATGGATTAGGGATCAATACgaaaaagatgagaaaagatTGGGATGGACCATGTTTGAGAAAGAGTTCCTATTGCAATTTGGCCCGTCACCCACAATTAACCACCATGGTCAATTGGCTAAATTAAAACAAGAGGGAAAGGTTCACCATTACATAGAAGAATTTCGGCAACTACAAACACTAGTGAGGGGATGGTCCGAAGAGGCACTCATTGGTACATTTGTTGATGGTTTGAAGCCTTGGCTAGCCAAGGAGATCAAATTGAAGCAACCAACATGGATTCAAGAAGTAATGAGGATGGTCGAAATCCTTGAAGAGAGTGGTAACATGGAGAGAAGATTCTCCAAGGACGTGGGGAGCAAAGCCTCAAAAACTTTGCAAACCAAATCACCTTGGAAGCCGAAGGTGGAGATGGAGTTttctaaacctaaaccctatgAGGTTAAGAAACTCTCTAAAGAAGAAGTCCAAGAAAGAATCAAGAAAGGATTATGCTTCAAATGTGGAGATAAATGGAGCAAAGAGCATGCATGTAAATCGGGTAAGGCCTATTTGATGATTGAAGAGGAAGGGAATGAAGAGTCTTCAAGTAGTGAGTCCGAACAAGAGGAAGCCGAACCTAGTGAAGGGGATGAAGATGTCGAATTGTCACTCAATGCTATGTCCGGAGTCCAAAGGCCCACTTCTATGAGGGTCATGGCATGGATTGGGAAATTCGAAGTCACTTTGTTGGTAGATAGTGGCTCAACACACAACTTCATCAATTCCAATATCGTCACCAAGGTGGGATTGAAACCAAGCACCATGGAGCCCTTTGATGTTAAAGTGGCTAATGGGGACAAGTTGAGGTGTGAGGGCCTTGTGAGAGACGTAAGAATGAATGTTCAAGGAGTAAGAATTGTGGCGGATTTGCATGTGTTGGCACTAGTGGGACTTGATGTCGTCTTGGGCAATGCATGGCTCAAAGGCATTGGTAAAGTTGTAAATGATTATGAGAAGATGACAATGGAGTTTCAGATTGGTTCTAAAAAGAAACTTTGGACCGCTTTGACCACGAAGGAGGTGAAGTCATGTGAGGCaatgatgtttgagaaattGTGCAAAGGTGGAGCTAGTTGCTTTGCCATTATTCTAGCAACACAAGAAGCCATATTTGAGGAGGAGAAAAGTGAAGAAGGGAGCAAGATTGGTGACTTGTCCTTGCTGCCCGTAGAGGTCCAAGAGGTCTTGAGAGACCACATGAGGGTTCTAGAGGTGCCAACTTCTTTGCCACCTTCTAGAGTGTTCGATCATACTATTGCCTTGGGAGATGAGAGCAAACCGGTCAATGTGCCACCATACCGGTATGCTCATTTCCAAAAAGAAGAGATAGAAAGACAAGTGGAAGAAATGTTGAGAGGAGGCTTGATAAGGCCTAGCAATAGTCCTTTTTCGTCACCGATCTTATTGGTGAGAAAGAAGGATGGTACTTGGAGATTTTGCACGGATTATAGGGCTTTGAATGAAGCCACCATTAAAGATAGGTTTCCAATACCTACGGTGGATGAAATGCTAGATGAGTTGCATGGGGCAAGTGTCTTTTCAAAACTTGATTTGAGAGCGGGCTACCATCAAATCCGAATGAAGGAGGGAGATGTACACAAGACGGCCTTTAGAACTCATAATGGTCATTATGAATACCTTGTGATGCCATTCGGATTATGCAATGCCCCTTCAACATTCCAAGCGGCCATGAACACCATCTTTAAGCCCTTattgagaaaatttttattg GAGCTTGAATATTTGGGGCACTTCATTTCGGGTGAAGGAGTGAAGGTGGATCAAAGGAAGATAGAGGCCATGGTTGATTGGCCATTGCCCAATAATGTTTCGGCCTTGAGAGGTTTCTTGGGACTAACCGGCTACTATAGGCGGTTTGTGAAGAACTATGGGCTTATTGCTAAGCCACTCACTTCCTTGTTGAAGAAGGATAATTTTGCATGGACCCAAAGGGCGAGAGAGGcttttgaagaattgaaaagAGCCATGACCACTACTCCCGTATTAGCATTACCAAATTTTGAGAAGATCTTTGAAGTGTACACCGATGCAAGTGGGGATGGAATAGGGGCTGTTTTGGTCCAAGAAAAAAGGCCAATAGCTTTTATTTCCAAAGCCCTTGGACCTATGAAGAAAGCATGGAGTACCTATGCAAGGGAGATGCTTGCAGTTGTTCATGCCGTGAAG TATGACATTGTGTATCAACCCGGAAAAGAGAACAAAGTTGCGGATGCACTTAGTAGAAAAGAAGGAAGCTCAACATTGTGGCAAGTGcatgaagaggatgatgatagCTTGATGACATTGAGTGGGGCCGAATGGAGGATATGGGACAAGATCCGTGAGGCAACCAAGCTTGATGCGAGAGCCATTGAGATTGTAGAGCTTTTAGAAGCTCAAGGTGACGGGGTAATCGGCTTCAAGTTGAAAGAGGGACTAATCTACTACAAGAACTATGTGTATGTCCCTAATGTACCGAATTTGAGAAAGGAGATTCTTGTCACTTCCACAATAGTAAAGAGGGAGGCCACTCCGGGTGGTTGA
- the LOC121265177 gene encoding pentatricopeptide repeat-containing protein At1g80270, mitochondrial-like: protein MWALRRTSIPLRSRGFSIGTSHVSCVKVEMPSTCIEDVKTGSLESPREPYDRFQPLKRFCHPTYDSLKFFVGRHSFSSQAGAKSSGEDDLEDGFSELETHSSAEVNQDVEDESDDELTSEPELADDDVEEASQIELELSDTETDPSEKKTPRKRTQSALFKAILAASGSSFHSALDKWVEQGNELSRAEISLAMLNLRRRRMYGRALQLSEWLETNKHLDFAERDYASRLDLIAKVRGLQQAENYIGKIPKSFRGEVIYRTLLANCSTANNTKKAEEIFNKMKDLNFPITSFACNQLLLLYKRLDKKKIADVLLLMEKENVKPTLFTYKVLIDAKGQSNDITGMDQIVETMKAEGLEPDIHTQSILAKHYVSSGLKEKAEAMLKEMEGDNLKNRWVCQVLLPLYAQLGKADEVSRVWKACESNPRLEECMAAIDALGRLNKIEEAEAVFERVLKTWNTVTSKHYSVLLRVYANHKMLAKGKDLIKRMADSGCRIGPLTWDALVKLYVQAGEVEKAASILQKATQQNEMKPMFSSFMVIMEQYAKRGDIHNSEKMFHRMRQAGYVSRMRQFQALMQAYVNAKVPAYGFRERMKADNIFPNRSLAAQLAQVDAFRKTPVSDLLD, encoded by the exons ATGTGGGCTCTTCGTCGTACTTCTATTCCTCTCAG GAGCCGAGGGTTTAGCATAGGAACTTCTCATGTTTCTTGTGTGAAAGTAGAAATGCCAAGTACTTGTATAGAGGATGTCAAGACTGGTTCCCTTGAGTCTCCTCGAGAGCCATATGATAGATTTCAACCTCTGAAAAGATTTTGCCACCCAACATATGATTCTTTAAAGTTCTTTGTTGGTAGACACAGTTTTTCTTCGCAAGCTGGTGCAAAAAGTAGCGGAGAGGATGACTTAGaagatggtttctctgaacttGAGACGCATTCTAGTGCCGAGGTAAATCAAGACGTAGAGGATGAAAGTGATGATGAATTAACTTCCGAACCAGAACTTGCtgatgatgatgttgaagaGGCTTCTCAAATTGAGCTGGAGTTATCAGACACTGAGACTGACCCAAGTGAGAAAAAGACACCTAGGAAAAGGACTCAATCAGCACTGTTCAAAGCCATCTTGGCTGCTTCAGGTTCATCTTTTCATAGCGCGCTTGATAAGTGGGTTGAGCAAGGGAATGAATTGAGCCGGGCAGAGATCTCACTGGCCATGCTTAATCTTCGTAGACGCCGGATGTATGGGAGGGCATTGCAG CTTTCAGAGTGGCTGGAAACAAATAAGCATCTTGACTTTGCTGAGAGAGATTATGCTTCTCGCCTTGATTTGATTGCCAAGGTACGTGGCCTCCAGCAGGCAGAGAACTACATTGGCAAGATCCCAAAATCCTTCAGAGGGGAGGTAATCTACCGAACCCTGCTGGCAAACTGTTCCACTGCTAACAACACTAAGAAAGCCGAAGAGATATTCAATAAAATGAAGGACCTAAACTTCCCAATTACATCATTTGCTTGCAACCAGTTGCTTCTACTCTACAAGAGGCTTGACAAGAAGAAAATAGCCgatgtattattattaatggagaaagaaaatgtCAAGCCCACTCTGTTCACTTATAAGGTCTTAATAGACGCCAAAGGCCAGTCCAATGACATAACTGGTATGGATCAAATTGTCGAGACAATGAAGGCTGAAGGCTTAGAACCTGACATTCATACACAGTCCATCTTAGCTAAGCATTATGTCTCAAGCGGACTTAAAGAAAAAGCTGAGGCAATGTTAAAGGAGATGGAAGGGGACAACTTAAAAAATCGTTGGGTTTGCCAAGTGTTACTTCCTCTTTATGCACAGCTGGGAAAGGCTGATGAGGTGAGTAGAGTTTGGAAGGCATGCGAGTCAAATCCTCGTCTGGAGGAGTGCATGGCTGCTATTGATGCATTGGGAAGATTGAACAAGATTGAAGAAGCGGAGGCAGTTTTTGAAAGGGTGTTGAAAACATGGAATACAGTTACGTCGAAGCATTACTCGGTGCTTCTCAGGGTGTATGCAAATCATAAGATGCTTGCCAAGGGCAAGGATCTTATCAAGCGAATGGCGGATAGTGGGTGTAGGATTGGCCCATTGACTTGGGATGCACTTGTAAAGCTCTATGTGCAGGCAGGGGAGGTGGAAAAGGCTGCTTCCATCTTGCAGAAGGCAACCCAACAGAACGAGATGAAGCCAATGTTCAGCTCTTTCATGGTTATTATGGAACAGTATGCTAAGAGGGGTGATATCCATAATTCAGAAAAAATGTTTCATAGGATGAGACAGGCTGGTTATGTGTCTCGTATGCGGCAGTTCCAAGCTCTAATGCAGGCTTATGTAAATGCTAAGGTGCCAGCTTATGGATTTAGGGAGAGGATGAAGGCAGATAATATATTCCCAAACAGATCTTTGGCAGCCCAATTGGCACAGGTTGATGCGTTTAGGAAGACACCTGTGTCAGATTTGCTTGATTGA
- the LOC121265178 gene encoding LOW QUALITY PROTEIN: arginine/serine-rich coiled-coil protein 2 (The sequence of the model RefSeq protein was modified relative to this genomic sequence to represent the inferred CDS: deleted 2 bases in 1 codon) has protein sequence MDSNLQSPPLDDADAKTQFRKPSTDATNRKYRRHTPVSGSSSSDEIPKRGRSRSPNISRDDTVKVSEQQPRRKDDGRELERDSSRSHYGRSGDYYRHSGRQSSRGSHGYSRHEDYMHDKHVDEEERNYKRLSSRSGRESKGGSHSEHTRKESEQSRPREYSRNVDKYSRDKYDAPRSKDKDIEASFLEQQKYREKDSSSDRAGYGKRHALSEDVERGRYTRDSDGGREVKRDYHRSSGDYRGDRLSYEETWGTEVAQLLEGIVVNIAWDAYKSDPVELDSQRLSKEEKKKKDDRETDRDKEQYNREPGELVEDKSAFVTENQESPAKKSKLYSLDKDSDYRKDVKPVSKFSSVAEDAKMTPGQGQASDSDAANDLNAAKVAAMKAAELVNRNLFGVGSCMTADQKKKLLWGNKKNTTTEESGHLWDTSLFSDRERQEKFNKLMGVKGDLKLEHKADEQDGGNLLRAEKQKELQLDLEKQYTAGLRRRDGRTVGLGL, from the exons ATGGATTCAAACTTGCAGTCTCCACCCTTGGATGACGCTGATGCAAAGACACAATTTCGTAAGCCATCTACAGATGCAACAAACAGGAAGTATCGGCGCCATACTCCAGTTAGTGGGTCATCTTCATCTGATG AAATTCCTAAGCGGGGCCGAAGCCGTAGCCCAAATATCTCGAGGGATGACACTGTGAAAGTCTCAGAACAGCAACCAAGAAGGAAGGATGATGGGAGGGAATTAGAAAGGGATTCGAGCAGAAGCCATTATGGTAGAAGTGGTGATTATTATAGACATTCTGGTCGACAGTCCTCCAGGGGTTCCCATGGTTACTCTAGGCATGAGGACTACATGCATGACAAGCATGTGGATGAAGAGGAGAGAAACTATAAGAGGCTATCCTCTCGTTCTGGTCGAGAGTCAAAGGGTGGCAGTCATTCTGAGCATACACGAAAAGAAAGTGAACAGAGTAGGCCAAGAGAATATTCGAGAAATGTGGACAAGTATTCCCGTGATAAATATGATGCGCCTAGAAGCAAGGATAAGGACATAGAAGCCTCATTTTTAGAACAGCAGAAATATAGAGAGAAGGATTCGTCATCTGATAGAGCTGGATATGGTAAGAGACATGCTCTTTCTGAAGATGTTGAGAGGGGTAGGTATACAAGGGACAGTGACGGCGGTCGAGAGGTGAAGCGAGATTATCATAGGAGTTCAGGAGATTACAGAGGTGACAGACTTTCCTATGAAGAGACCTGGGGCACCGAAGTGGCTCAACTTCTGGAGGGGATAGTGGTAAACATCGCCTG GGATGCTTATAAGAGTGACCCAGTGGAACTGGATAGTCAGAGGCTatctaaagaagaaaagaagaaaaaggatgaCCGCGAAACTGACAGAGATAAGGAGCAGTACAATAGAGAACCAGGGGAGCTTGTTGAAGATAAGTCTGCTTTTgtgactgaaaatcaagaaTCTCCGGCCAAAAAATCAAAGCTGTATAGTTTGGACAAGGACAGTGACTATAGGAAAGATG TTAAACCTGTTTCGAAGTTCTCATCTGTAGCTGAGGATGCTAAAATGACTCCAGGACAGGGCCAGGCCAGTGACTCCGATGCTGCTAATGATCTAAATGCTGCGAAAGTTGCTGCAATGAAAGCCGCTGAATTAG TAAATAGGAATCTTTTTGGAGTTGGAAGTTGCATGACTGCCGACCAAAAGAAGAAGCTGCTGTGGGGAAACAAAAAGAACACAACTACCGAAGAA TCTGGACACCTTTGGGATACATCGCTGTTTTCTGATCGTGAACGACAAGAAAAATTCAACAAACTCATG GGTGTGAAGGGCGACTTGAAGTTGGAGCACAAAGCCGACGAACAAGATGGGGGCAACCTCCTTCGAGCCGAGAAGCAGAAAGAACTCCAATTGGATTTAGAAAAGCAGTACACTGCCGGACTCCGACGAAGGGATGGCCGTACTGTTGGATTAGGTCTTTAA
- the LOC121265179 gene encoding F-box protein At2g32560-like isoform X3, producing the protein MLYFIISCVSFILLSKSFTHKPLPPWKGEMKLLLPWCWGELSSFLVSRIKKRRLANISFQVPMFMPFKKMGLSSKVEHVEEDDSSLLDLPDLALECILDRLSPSALCNMAAVCSYLRDRCRTDHLWEKHMKHKWGKLIGDAAYREWQWHVATSPTLLDQSKKKGFFESLSGLWAFFWFRPKLESSSHARSYLQVDSIMAWYLSLESGKLWFPAQVYNRENGHVGFMLSCYDAQLRYDSRTDTFQARYSPHGRRTTEENIQWDRLRAPPVDTLPHVLHASDCLSDLKPGDHIEIQWRRKKEFPHGWWYALIGHLERCNGNEDHCRCHHNGEKIVLDSVVVMKFSFMSLYYGGGYT; encoded by the exons ATGCTTTACTTCATAATTTCTTGTGTATCATTCATCCTCCTCTCCAAGTCTTTCACTCACAAGCCACTCCCTCCATGGAAGGGTGAGATGAAGCTGTTGTTACCTTGGTGTTGGGGGGAGTTATCAAGTTTTCTTGTGTCCCGGATCAAGAAAAGAAGGCTTGCTAATATTTCCTTTCAAGTACCCATGTTCATGCCATTTAAGAAGATGGGTCTCAGTTCAAAGGTAGAGCATGTTGAGGAAGATGATAGTTCTCTCTTGGATTTGCCTGACCTGGCCTTGGAATGCATTCTTGACCGGCTTTCGCCTTCTGCGTTATGTAATATGGCAGCAGTCTGTAGTTATTTGAGGGATAGATGCAGAACAGACCATTTGTGGGAGAAACACATGAAACACAAATGGGGTAAATTGATTGGTGATGCTGCTTATCGAGAATGGCAATGGCATGTAGCCACAAGCCCAACCCTCTTGGatcaaagcaagaaaaaaggGTTTTTCGAATCCCTCTCAGGGTTATGGGCTTTTTTTTGGTTTAGACCCAAGTTAGAAAGCAGCAGCCACGCAAGGAGTTATTTACAGGTTGATTCGATCATGGCTTGGTATCTCTCTCTTGAAAGTGGCAAGCTATGGTTTCCGGCTCAGGTCTATAATCGCGAG AATGGTCATGTTGGTTTTATGCTGTCATGTTATGATGCCCAACTCAGATATGATTCGCGGACTGACACTTTTCAGGCAAG ATACTCACCTCATGGGCGGCGGACAACAGAGGAAAATATACAGTGGGATAGGCTAAGAGCACCACCAGTTGATACTCTCCCGCATGTTCTTCATGCCTCTGATTGTTTGAGTGACTTGAAGCCCGGAGATCATATTGAGATCCAgtggagaagaaagaaagaattccCACATG GTTGGTGGTATGCTCTCATTGGTCATTTGGAACGCTGCAACGGGAATGAGGATCACTGCCGCTGTCATCATAATGGTGAGAAGATCGTCTTAGATTCCGTAGTTGTTATGAAGTTTTCTTTTATGAG